A genomic region of Longimicrobium terrae contains the following coding sequences:
- a CDS encoding cytochrome c oxidase subunit 3, with amino-acid sequence MNQTHALDHAHPAHLDTSTGLDNRKLAFWGFIGSECLLFGSLIATYMAYKGNSIAGPTPHGDCWKGVPCVNPGHGIFNLPLTTASTFILLVSSVFMVLALNYTQRGERMKSALWLFMTAFGGSIFLGCQVYEFTHFYHEGLTLGTSLFSSSFYLLTGFHGAHVTAGVLYLMTLAWMAYRGRIGPEKALNVELAGLYWHFVDVIWIVIFPLVYLIK; translated from the coding sequence ATGAACCAAACTCACGCGCTGGATCACGCGCATCCGGCCCACCTGGACACCAGCACCGGGCTGGACAACCGCAAGCTCGCCTTCTGGGGCTTCATCGGCTCGGAGTGCCTGCTGTTCGGCTCGCTGATCGCCACGTACATGGCGTACAAGGGCAACAGCATCGCCGGGCCCACGCCGCACGGCGACTGCTGGAAGGGCGTGCCCTGCGTAAACCCGGGGCACGGCATCTTCAACCTGCCGCTCACCACCGCCAGCACGTTCATTCTGCTGGTGAGTTCGGTGTTCATGGTGCTGGCGCTGAACTACACGCAGCGCGGCGAGCGGATGAAGAGCGCGCTCTGGCTGTTCATGACGGCCTTTGGCGGCAGCATCTTCCTGGGGTGCCAGGTCTACGAGTTCACGCACTTCTACCACGAGGGGCTCACGCTGGGCACCAGCCTGTTCAGCAGCAGCTTCTACCTGCTCACGGGCTTTCACGGCGCCCACGTCACCGCCGGCGTGCTGTACCTGATGACGCTGGCGTGGATGGCCTACCGCGGACGCATCGGGCCGGAAAAGGCGCTCAACGTGGAGCTGGCCGGCCTGTACTGGCACTTCGTGGACGTAATCTGGATCGTGATCTTCCCCCTCGTGTACCTGATCAAGTAA
- a CDS encoding cytochrome C oxidase subunit IV family protein, protein MSSETHEMAHGAHAHPTNRFYLIIGLILLVLTGLEVLGYMGETSGALSSGMSAIIILVLSAAKFILVVAYYMHLKFDHKLFTGVFLFPAALAILVIGSMIMLFHILHGTATRYPGHGTLTNNESVHGPATAPRENPGAPTTPSTGEASPTPH, encoded by the coding sequence ATGAGCAGCGAAACGCACGAGATGGCACACGGGGCGCACGCGCATCCCACCAACCGCTTCTACCTCATCATCGGCCTGATTCTGCTGGTGCTGACGGGGCTGGAGGTGCTGGGGTACATGGGTGAAACCAGCGGCGCGCTCAGCAGCGGCATGTCCGCCATCATCATCCTGGTGCTGTCGGCCGCCAAGTTCATTCTGGTGGTCGCGTACTACATGCACCTCAAGTTCGATCACAAGCTGTTCACCGGGGTATTCCTGTTTCCGGCGGCGCTCGCGATCCTGGTGATCGGCAGCATGATCATGCTGTTCCACATTCTGCACGGAACGGCGACCCGCTACCCGGGTCACGGAACGCTGACCAACAACGAGTCGGTGCACGGGCCGGCCACGGCGCCGCGGGAAAATCCCGGCGCGCCCACCACGCCCAGCACGGGTGAGGCGTCGCCGACGCCGCACTGA
- a CDS encoding cytochrome c oxidase assembly protein, whose protein sequence is MQSAVLGLALLHGGETFSWSEWKVYPSFMAGWLLLGGAYFLAIGPLRHRFAGASPVSARKVASFTAGLLMMFASLQGPLHELSDYFLFSAHMVQHLVLILMMPPFLLYGTPDWMLRPLVRRRWGYLAARAITFPLIAFALNNIIFLAWHFPGPYDLMMRNHNVHITMHLMIMVTGTIMWWPVMSPLPELPRVAPVLQMVYLFLVGIPMMVSAALITFSQSELYSWYVEAPRLISSLSALEDQRLGGVIMWVPGGLTLWLAITAVYFRWTNRERIEDEAVTLSQPRVNRAGLVVPPVTGVR, encoded by the coding sequence ATGCAGTCTGCGGTTCTGGGTCTCGCCCTGCTTCACGGGGGCGAGACCTTTTCCTGGAGTGAATGGAAGGTCTACCCCAGCTTCATGGCGGGGTGGCTGCTCCTGGGCGGCGCCTACTTTCTGGCCATCGGGCCGTTGCGGCACCGCTTCGCGGGGGCGTCGCCGGTGTCGGCCAGGAAGGTGGCCTCGTTCACGGCCGGCCTGCTGATGATGTTCGCCTCGCTGCAGGGCCCGCTGCACGAGCTGAGCGACTACTTTCTCTTCAGCGCGCACATGGTTCAGCACTTGGTGCTGATTCTGATGATGCCGCCCTTTCTGCTGTACGGCACCCCCGACTGGATGCTGCGCCCGCTGGTGCGCCGCCGGTGGGGATACTTGGCCGCGCGGGCCATCACCTTTCCGCTGATCGCCTTTGCGCTCAACAACATCATCTTTCTGGCGTGGCACTTTCCCGGTCCGTACGACCTGATGATGCGCAACCACAACGTTCACATCACCATGCACCTGATGATCATGGTGACGGGGACGATCATGTGGTGGCCCGTCATGAGCCCGCTGCCGGAGCTTCCGCGCGTGGCGCCGGTGCTTCAGATGGTGTACCTGTTCCTGGTGGGGATTCCCATGATGGTCTCCGCCGCGCTGATCACGTTTTCGCAGAGCGAGCTGTACAGCTGGTACGTGGAGGCGCCGCGGCTGATTTCGTCGCTGTCGGCGCTGGAAGACCAGCGGCTGGGCGGGGTGATCATGTGGGTGCCGGGGGGGCTTACGCTCTGGCTGGCCATCACCGCCGTGTACTTTCGCTGGACCAACCGCGAGCGCATCGAGGACGAGGCCGTCACCCTGTCGCAGCCGCGCGTGAACCGCGCCGGCCTGGTGGTGCCGCCCGTGACCGGCGTCCGCTGA
- a CDS encoding PIN domain-containing protein has protein sequence MKLYFLDSSAIVRLYVVEPGWSTVRELVRGAAADPPRARICACDLALPETISALQQISTGPNAGRRGLSPAAYRRTLPLVRAQMLETEAAVSITASSCIPLAADVVDRRKVRGADAVHIAAALTARETMGTGLPFVFVSGDARQCRAAEEEGLPVCRSEQESRSRRGCSGPGPQTVSARWLLAVSGVQIAWFVVVGIAGGKDAFLTAQEWNAKPGRFECPRRRWVQRLIR, from the coding sequence GTGAAGCTGTATTTTCTGGATTCGTCAGCGATCGTCCGCCTGTACGTGGTTGAGCCGGGCTGGTCGACGGTTCGGGAACTCGTGCGTGGCGCAGCCGCCGATCCTCCGCGAGCACGCATCTGTGCATGTGACCTCGCGCTCCCGGAGACCATCTCGGCGCTTCAGCAGATCTCCACGGGGCCGAACGCCGGCCGGAGAGGACTCAGTCCGGCCGCGTACCGTCGCACGCTGCCGCTGGTACGCGCACAGATGCTGGAAACCGAGGCAGCCGTGAGCATCACGGCAAGCAGCTGCATCCCGCTTGCGGCCGATGTGGTCGACAGGCGAAAGGTCCGGGGCGCGGATGCCGTCCACATCGCCGCTGCGCTGACCGCACGTGAGACGATGGGCACCGGATTGCCTTTCGTGTTCGTGAGCGGGGATGCACGGCAGTGCCGCGCGGCTGAAGAGGAGGGCCTGCCCGTGTGCAGATCTGAACAGGAGAGCCGCTCGCGGAGAGGGTGTAGCGGTCCGGGACCCCAAACCGTGTCAGCACGTTGGCTGCTCGCGGTATCTGGTGTCCAGATAGCCTGGTTCGTCGTAGTCGGGATCGCTGGCGGTAAGGACGCGTTCCTCACCGCCCAGGAATGGAATGCAAAACCCGGGAGATTCGAATGTCCAAGAAGAAGGTGGGTTCAGCGCCTGATCCGGTGA
- a CDS encoding PIN domain-containing protein: MKRYFLDSSAIVKLYVVEPGSQTVRDLFRNSAQVSTRDRVLVCDLALPETVSALQQIARGPSAARKGLSVSALRRTLPRVQADFNGAIPIHMNAVSECMREAVPIIERQQLRPGDALHVASALLVQQNIPAEDELTFVSADQKHCDAARREGLRVLALPGA; this comes from the coding sequence GTGAAACGATATTTTCTGGACTCTTCCGCCATCGTAAAACTCTACGTGGTAGAACCGGGCTCTCAGACCGTCCGCGATCTGTTCCGGAACTCGGCTCAGGTTTCCACGAGAGACCGCGTACTCGTTTGCGATCTGGCGTTGCCGGAAACCGTTTCCGCGCTGCAGCAGATCGCACGTGGTCCGTCTGCCGCACGCAAGGGACTTAGCGTGTCGGCCCTACGGCGGACGCTGCCTCGCGTTCAAGCCGACTTCAACGGCGCGATCCCGATCCACATGAATGCCGTATCCGAATGCATGCGTGAGGCGGTCCCGATCATCGAGCGGCAGCAGCTTCGTCCTGGTGATGCGCTCCACGTCGCGTCGGCGTTGCTCGTCCAGCAGAACATCCCCGCAGAGGATGAACTCACGTTCGTAAGCGCGGACCAGAAGCACTGCGACGCTGCACGCAGGGAGGGTTTACGCGTTCTTGCTCTGCCGGGGGCGTGA
- a CDS encoding nucleotidyltransferase family protein has product MDAMILAAGLGTRLRPLTDHTPKAMIEVGGVPMLERVARRLIAAGADRLIINTAYLAEQIEDYVRAHDGFGVEAVFSREDPGPLETGGALLAARPLFRRDGPFFLHNADIATDLSLDDLLAAHHAAGDPLVTVAVLDRPSARKLLFDEDGLLGRVDESKGVDLRVRPARGAVTALPFAGVHVLSPRFLDLLTETGAFSILEPYLRLAAAGERIMPYRVDGCAWLDIGRPEQLEAARQRFPA; this is encoded by the coding sequence ATGGACGCCATGATCCTGGCGGCGGGGCTGGGCACGCGCCTGCGCCCGCTGACGGACCACACGCCCAAGGCGATGATCGAGGTCGGCGGCGTGCCCATGCTGGAGCGCGTCGCCCGCCGCCTGATCGCCGCCGGCGCGGACCGGCTCATCATCAACACCGCGTACCTGGCCGAGCAGATCGAGGACTACGTCCGCGCGCACGACGGCTTTGGCGTGGAGGCCGTGTTTTCGCGCGAGGACCCGGGGCCGCTGGAAACCGGCGGCGCGCTGCTGGCAGCGCGTCCCCTGTTTCGCCGCGACGGGCCGTTCTTTCTGCACAACGCCGACATCGCCACCGACCTGTCGCTGGACGACCTGCTCGCCGCGCACCACGCGGCGGGCGATCCGCTGGTGACGGTGGCGGTGCTGGACCGGCCCTCCGCCCGCAAGCTGCTCTTTGACGAGGACGGACTTCTGGGGCGCGTGGATGAGAGCAAGGGCGTGGACCTGCGCGTGCGCCCGGCCCGCGGCGCCGTGACCGCGCTCCCGTTCGCGGGCGTGCACGTGCTTTCCCCGCGCTTTCTGGACCTGCTGACGGAGACCGGCGCGTTCAGCATCCTGGAGCCGTACCTGCGGCTTGCGGCCGCGGGCGAGCGGATCATGCCCTACCGCGTGGATGGCTGCGCCTGGCTGGACATCGGCCGCCCGGAGCAGCTGGAGGCGGCGCGCCAGCGCTTCCCCGCCTGA